In the genome of Streptomyces violaceoruber, the window AGGTGTCCCTGATCGTCGGTCTGTCGGCCGGTGTCCTGGCCACGGTCATCGGCACCCTGTGGGGGGCCGCGGCCGGTTACGCGGGCGGCTGGATCGACGCGGTCATGATGCGTGTGGTGGACGCGGGCATCGCCATCCCCGCCCTGTTCATCCTGCTGGTGGTCTCCGCGATCACCACCCCCGACCTGACCGGCCTGGTCCTCATCCTCGGTCTCATCTCCTGGCTCGTGCCCTCGCGCCTGGTGCGGGCGGAGACGCTGACACTGAAGAACCGGGACTTCGTCCTCACCCTGCGCGCCATCGGCGGCACCCACGCGCGCGCCATCATCCGGCACATCCTGCCGAACTCGGTGTCGACCGTCATCGTGGCGGCCACCTTCCAGATCGCCGACGCGATCCTGCTGGTGGCCTACGTCTCCTACCTCGGTCTGGGCGTCCAGCCCCCGGCCACGGACTGGGGCGGCATGCTCTCGTCCGGCATGACCGCGGCCTACTCGGGCTACTGGTGGCTGATCGTGCCACCCGGCCTCGCCATCATCCTGGTGGTGTGGGCGTTCAACGCGATCGGAGACGGAC includes:
- a CDS encoding ABC transporter permease, whose translation is MSSLTSLDGLAAKPERAASGTRLAVRRFLRNRLAVVGLGVVVSFVLFCFVGPLLYTTDQTHTLLQQVNQSPSGAHWLGTDAVGHDELGRLMYGGKVSLIVGLSAGVLATVIGTLWGAAAGYAGGWIDAVMMRVVDAGIAIPALFILLVVSAITTPDLTGLVLILGLISWLVPSRLVRAETLTLKNRDFVLTLRAIGGTHARAIIRHILPNSVSTVIVAATFQIADAILLVAYVSYLGLGVQPPATDWGGMLSSGMTAAYSGYWWLIVPPGLAIILVVWAFNAIGDGLRDAFDVRGRA